The Gigantopelta aegis isolate Gae_Host chromosome 9, Gae_host_genome, whole genome shotgun sequence genomic sequence ACTGCTTGGAAGCAGCAGTGTCCAGAGTGTTGACTGGTAGTCCACCTCCTGACGCCCCCGTGGACAGAGTGGGACCGGTCGAAAACGATGTGGACTTTCCAGACTGTGTAGGTCCTTGAGGATTTGTTGGAGTATTCCAAGGATCTAGTCCAGTAGAGCTCCCCGTTACAGCTGGATCCAGGACATGCGGCTCCATCAGTGATGTCTTCACAGTGTCTGAGAAACTAGACGTCAGCCACGGATCCTGTTTCGTGGTGAAGCCAGACCCTTGAGTGTTGGTATTTCCCTGAGTCATAGGATCAACGAAAGACTGACCCTGGGGAAGGTACTGTGAAGCACGGTCTAAACCTCTTCCTTGCTGGACGCTGTTTTGCTGTGATGCTCCAAACATGTCTCTGTTGTTGGCAGCCGAAGGGCCTCTCGATGGGATGGTGTATTTGCTCCCCTGGTCTTGGTAATTCGACGGGGCATGATAACTGCTGTCGATGTAGTTGGGGCTCAGCGGACCGTTGTATCCCCACGGGTTGTTGTAGTCGAAAGCTGGCTCGCTTTGTTTGCTGCTTGGTCCCATGAATCCCCAGAAATCAGCCCATGGATCAGTCTGTGGAGCCCAGTCTGCCACTAAAGAACAACGTGGAAACAATCTTAGTTGAATTATACAAGAACCAGTGTCTAATTTCtcaagcctagttttgcacgtaaacgtaaatgtcaattcgtattactattaacagtacaactaatatagtttgaagtacacatatttcttttatttttgtccttaaaatgctccatcttccgtaatcaTGTAAATGTCTGCGTTAAATAGATTCCAAACAGGTATAACTGTTAGTCGCAAACGTAAACGTACTATGTTTTGTGGTATTGGTTTGAAGCATGCCCATATATcaacaaattatttaacaagTTAGGTAATTATACAACACTGAGGTCAacaatttaacaaataattaaataaagctTAGTTAAATTGTACGAAGAAACAGGTCcatatttaacaaataatttaacaagTTTAGTTGAATTATATGATTAATAAGAAGAACTAGATGGATACtgtaacaaaaaacaatgaCAAGTTTAGTTTAATAATATGTCTAAAAAGACGAACCAGATGGACACTTATCGAATAGTTTAATAAGTTTAGTTGAATTATATGATTAACAAGACGAACCAGATGGACACTTATCGAATAGTTTAACAAGTTTAGTTGAATTATATGATTAACAAGACGAACCAGATGGACACTTATCGAATAGTTTAACAAGTTTAGTTGAATTATATGATTAACAAGACGAACCAGATGGACACTTATCGAATAATTTAATAAGTTTAGTTGGGATCcacatgcacatatacatatatgtatatttatatgaacGAGACCATTTACAACAAAACGTTTATGTAAATTATACACGAACGAGGTTGCTTAACACAAAGCTCATATGTAAATTATTAACCGGCGATGTCGCTCGTGACAAAATCTCCATGTAaaattatacaataataatccCCCTACTTATGTACATTATACACGAACCAGTACACTCATAACAAaacatgtataaattatataagaaCGAATTTGCTTACAACACACGTAGTTAAATTATACCAGGACGAAGTCACGGTCCCACAAATAAGTGCACACGAACGGGGTTTACTTGTAAATTCAAATTCATGCAaattatacacacaaacaaaacaaaaacaaaaccagaaggaaggaaggaaggaaggaaatgttttatttaacgacgcactcaacacattttatttacggttatatggtgtcagaaaaaaaaaaacagaagagaaaaaaaaggcgACATatcaaaaattgttttaattgacTGCTATGCGCTagaatagttttaataaaaaagagaCTGTTATAATAGTCAttgttacatatacatgtataaccaatCATATTTTGATGGCGGTTCAAGAGTATCATATCAGTGATATTTATTCTCTTTGCAGTAATTATATGTCAGTGATTATGATTTTTAATTCTGTTGATTGTAGAAGTCATTTAACTACTCGTAAGAACACAGTTGAAGGAGGAGTCCTACTTACAGAGACAAAAGGTACTGTCAGCGGCAGGTATGTATCCGGGGAAACATCTGCAGTGAAACCCGCCAAATGTGTTGATACACTCCCCATGTTCGCACACTTCGCGGTGACTGCACTCgtaaatatctgaaaatataaacaCCCCAATGTATTGATATACTCCCCATGTTCGCACACCTCGCGGTGACTGCATTCATAAATATcgaaaaatataaacacaccAATGTATTGATATATTCCCCATGTTCGCACACCTTGCGGTGACTACAAACgtaaatatctgaaaatataaacacaccAATGTATTGATACATTGCCCATGTCCAGACACCTCGCAATGACTACACTCGTaaatatctgtaaatataaacacaccaATGTATTGATACATTGCCCATGTTCAGACACCTCGCAATGACTACACTAGTAAAtatctataaatataaacacaccaATGTATTGATACATTGCCCATATTCAGACACCTCGCAATGACTACACTCgtaaatatctgaaaatataaacacaccAATGTATTGATACACTGCCCATGTCCAGACACCTCGCAATGATTACACTAGtaaatatctgaaatataaacacACCAATGTATTGATACATTGCCCATGTTCAGACACCAGGCAATGACTACACTCGTaaatatctgtaaatataaacgcTTCAATGTAATGCATACGTGTTCTTCACAGTTTAAAATGTCCGTTATTTTCATGATGGaagcaaatgttaaaaattgaaAAGCAGTCCAAACATTAATTTCAAAATACTTGTAACAAACacgaataaaatattattatttatattatgattCCGAAAAGAGGAATTATCGCTTTGGTGTCGCTTTACAATCAAAACTGAAAACGAAAGCAAAAACAGGTTGTGAAATTGATTATCAGAATTTTAGACAACTGCCcctctagtgctggagcaaatcctcaaattcggacaaaatgtgGTAACCTGAGACgtttttaccatttatttccatcattttacacACAAAACTAGTTGTAACCCAtgcaaaaatgcgtagtgattcgtttgtaaccctatatagctgtttggtagtcatgccaatatgaatgaatgttgttattcagattcggacattttcgtttaattcgggcaaaaaccagcctgcccctctacaaaaatgggagcctatgactgtccgatgtcttaaccactacGCTACCAAAGATGGGAGTAATTCGATCAGTTAAAGTAGATTGATAATTACGTGAACTCATTGGCGTACGGGTTCCATGACTttccgatgtcttaaccactacGCTACCAAAGCTGGGAGTAATTCGATCAGTTAAAGTAGATTGATAATTATGTGAACTCATTGGCGTACGGGTTCCATGActgtccgatgtcttaaccactacGCTACCAAAGATGGGAGTAATTCGATCAGTTAAAGTAGATTGATAATTATGTGAACTCATTGGCGTACGGGTTCCATGActgtccgatgtcttaaccactacGCTACCAAGATGGGAGTAATTCGATCAGTTAAAGTAGCTTGATAATTATGTGAACTCATTGGCGTACGGGTTCCATGACTttccgatgtcttaaccactacGCTACCAAAGATGGGAGTAATTCGATCAGTTAAAGTAGCTTGATAATTATGTGAACTCATTGGCGTACGGGTTCCATGACTttccgatgtcttaaccactacGCTACCAAAGATGGGAGTAATTCGATCAGTTAAAGTAGCTTGATAATTATGTGAACTCATTGGCGTACGGGTtcctatttttgtagggggccgGCTGGTTTTTGAccgaattaaacaaacatgCCCGAATCTAGAttgcaacatttatttataatagcaTTAATGCCAAACAggtgggcgggatttagctcagtcggttaagtgctcgcttggggtacttgcgtcgcaggatcgaaccacgtcagtggatccattcagctgattgtttttttctctcgttccaaccagtgcaccacaactgtgctttcctgtctgagagaaaatgcatataaaatatcccttgctgcattaggaaaaatgtatcgggtttcctctgatgactacgtgtcaaaattactaaatgtttgacatccaaatagccgatgattaattaatgaatgtgctttagtggtgtcgttaaacaaaacaaacttctactGCTAAaggggttgcaaacgaatcgccacgcatttttacatggattacacgtaatattgtgggtagaatgatggaaatacatggtgaaaagtgttcaggccgGCTCATTTTGGTCGACTTCTTGTGTCttttttttgcccaaattttaGGATTTTCTTCAGGACTGGGGGGAGGCACCCCCGCCTCCCGTCTAGCACGCTTATGCGTGAacgtttgatatacatgtatcatgcGTTTTCCCTTAAAGTTCCAACgaaatattttaaatccatTTCAGTGTTTTGAGTTTGAATATTGTTGTTGCGTCCTCATTGTCGCACGTTAATGGTCATTAGATATATTTGATAGAAATGTGAAAAAGAtacaccattattaaaaaaaagaaaaagatgaaCATAAATTATACAATGTGAACGATAAATTAAAATCGTGTCCCCGCACAAGTCGAAAGGATATTTtttcaattgttattttgttactttCGTTCCACTGGCAAttctttgaaactttattttggtACACTCAGAACGCCAAACgaaaggatatatatattttaaaaagtatataaaaaaaagaaaaaaaagaaaaaaaagttgaa encodes the following:
- the LOC121381363 gene encoding uncharacterized protein LOC121381363 — translated: MHARRELLVFWLLSFVPIILTQGYGQDPTGGENCRVVGCGTNAYCTNDYNNRVTMCRCRVGFEISSTNTSNCVDIYECSHREVCEHGECINTFGGFHCRCFPGYIPAADSTFCLLADWAPQTDPWADFWGFMGPSSKQSEPAFDYNNPWGYNGPLSPNYIDSSYHAPSNYQDQGSKYTIPSRGPSAANNRDMFGASQQNSVQQGRGLDRASQYLPQGQSFVDPMTQGNTNTQGSGFTTKQDPWLTSSFSDTVKTSLMEPHVLDPAVTGSSTGLDPWNTPTNPQGPTQSGKSTSFSTGPTLSTGASGGGLPVNTLDTAASKQWANDPWNTQTNPLDPLGQSQVVDVPQTLLTEGTIDRHMGIDKNTLNSNSITSGAAAVPQSSNFPRDPNSISYQKDAQWLNFGQSSVNSEPAVRTTWEATSPMSRKQSSQTSVSATSQNQVASKNAELMPPPDNLTGHPLLLYLILQNMWQ